One Phocaeicola dorei genomic region harbors:
- the glmM gene encoding phosphoglucosamine mutase, with amino-acid sequence MTLIKSISGIRGTIGGHVGEGLNPLDIVKFTSAYATLIRKTTTVKSNKIVVGRDARISGEMVKNVVCGTLMGMGFDVVNIGLASTPTTELAVTMEGACGGIILTASHNPRQWNALKLLNEHGEFLNKEEGNEVLRIAEAEAFEFADIDHIGSYREDNTYNQKHIDSVLALKLVDVDAIRKANFRVAIDCVNSVGGIILPELLERLGVKHVEKLYCEATGDFQHNPEPLEKNLGDIMGLMAKGGCDMAFVVDPDVDRLAMICEDGKMYGEEYTLVTVADYVLKHTPGNTVSNLSSTRALRDVTRKYGCEYNASAVGEVNVVTKMKATHAVIGGEGNGGVIYPESHYGRDALVGIALFLSHLAHEGKKVSELRATYPPYFIAKNRIDLTPETDVDAILAKIKELYKDEEINDIDGVKIDFPDKWVHLRKSNTEPIIRVYSEAATMEAADEIGQKIMDVVYSLAK; translated from the coding sequence ATGACATTAATTAAATCAATATCCGGAATTCGTGGAACCATTGGAGGACACGTGGGGGAAGGTTTGAACCCGCTGGATATAGTGAAATTTACATCAGCTTATGCAACGCTGATACGTAAAACAACTACAGTAAAGAGCAATAAAATTGTAGTAGGACGTGACGCACGTATCTCCGGCGAAATGGTGAAGAACGTGGTATGCGGTACTTTAATGGGAATGGGATTTGATGTGGTGAATATCGGACTGGCATCTACACCGACTACAGAATTGGCTGTAACCATGGAAGGAGCGTGTGGTGGTATTATTTTGACTGCCAGCCACAATCCCAGACAATGGAACGCTTTAAAGTTGCTGAATGAGCATGGAGAATTTCTGAATAAAGAAGAAGGAAATGAAGTGCTGCGTATAGCAGAAGCGGAAGCGTTTGAATTTGCCGATATCGACCACATCGGAAGTTATCGCGAAGACAATACCTACAATCAGAAACATATAGATAGTGTTTTGGCTTTGAAATTGGTAGACGTGGATGCTATCCGTAAGGCCAATTTCCGTGTAGCTATAGATTGCGTTAATTCAGTTGGCGGTATTATTCTTCCTGAATTGTTGGAACGATTGGGAGTGAAGCATGTAGAAAAGCTCTATTGTGAAGCGACCGGTGATTTTCAGCATAATCCGGAACCCTTGGAAAAGAACCTGGGGGATATTATGGGGTTGATGGCCAAAGGCGGTTGTGACATGGCTTTTGTTGTAGACCCGGATGTTGACCGTCTGGCTATGATCTGTGAGGATGGAAAAATGTATGGCGAAGAATATACATTGGTGACCGTGGCAGACTATGTATTGAAACATACTCCCGGAAATACCGTTTCTAACTTGAGTTCTACCCGTGCTTTGCGCGATGTAACCCGTAAATATGGTTGCGAATACAATGCTTCGGCTGTAGGGGAAGTGAATGTGGTTACCAAGATGAAAGCGACTCATGCAGTGATTGGAGGTGAAGGAAATGGTGGAGTAATCTATCCTGAAAGCCATTACGGACGTGATGCATTGGTGGGAATTGCTTTATTCCTGAGCCATTTGGCACACGAAGGGAAGAAAGTCAGTGAACTGCGTGCTACTTATCCTCCTTATTTCATTGCCAAGAATCGCATTGATCTGACTCCGGAAACGGATGTGGACGCTATTTTGGCCAAAATAAAGGAACTGTATAAGGATGAAGAGATAAACGACATAGACGGTGTGAAAATCGATTTCCCAGACAAGTGGGTACATTTGCGTAAGAGTAATACTGAACCTATTATCCGTGTTTATTCTGAGGCTGCAACCATGGAAGCGGCAGATGAAATAGGCCAGAAGATAATGGATGTGGTTTATAGCTTGGCGAAATAA
- a CDS encoding glycoside hydrolase family 43 protein, which produces MKQKQKLKRWSGVLIALGVLGSSFTSCSSIKKGNDLPVVGKSVALFDYFNYKGEDDVYISNPLPGDDYFYNPILPGWYSDPSICTNGEGDYFLAVSTFTYYPGVPLFHSKDLVNWKQVGHILNRPSQLVNMEGQHVSGGIFAPAISYNPHNKTYYMVTTNVGAGNFFVKTQDPFGEWSDPIMLPEVTGIDPSFFFDEDGKAYLVNNDDAPDNKPEYSGHRTIRVQEFDVNADKTVGPRKILVNKGARPEDKPIWIEGPHLYKINGNYFLMSAEGGTAGWHSEVIFRGDSPTGKFIPWKNNPILTQRQLDAERPNPVTCAGHADLVQTREGDWWAVFLACRPINNTFENLGRETFMMPVKWSEDGFPYMTQGDDLVPVIVRREGVKRDESATFGNFEMNDGFDGQTLGMEWMTLRAPATGLYSLSQTPGYLTLKCDSVSASEKKVPAFICRRLQHHKFECSTRMLFCPQSKAEQAGILLFKDEKHQYFLAVGRDDQGECISLRQIGDGESKMLASVRLDDRGVLTDLKVVSRGTHYDFYYARQEGVWNVLCRNVDAGYLSTATAGGFTGTTIGMYATLK; this is translated from the coding sequence ATGAAACAAAAACAAAAGCTGAAAAGATGGTCGGGCGTGCTGATCGCTTTAGGGGTGTTGGGCTCCTCCTTTACCTCATGTAGTTCGATCAAGAAAGGAAATGATTTGCCAGTTGTAGGAAAGTCTGTCGCTCTTTTCGATTACTTTAATTATAAAGGTGAGGATGATGTCTATATTTCCAATCCGCTTCCGGGAGATGATTATTTTTATAATCCCATTCTGCCGGGATGGTATTCCGATCCCAGCATTTGCACCAATGGCGAAGGCGATTATTTTCTGGCTGTTTCCACCTTTACTTATTATCCGGGTGTGCCTCTTTTCCACAGCAAAGACTTGGTGAACTGGAAGCAGGTAGGACATATCTTGAATCGTCCTTCTCAATTAGTCAACATGGAGGGGCAACACGTAAGCGGAGGAATTTTTGCTCCGGCCATATCCTACAACCCGCATAACAAGACTTATTATATGGTTACTACCAATGTAGGGGCCGGAAACTTCTTTGTGAAGACACAAGATCCTTTTGGCGAATGGTCTGATCCTATTATGTTGCCCGAAGTGACAGGCATTGATCCCTCTTTCTTTTTCGATGAAGATGGGAAGGCCTACCTTGTCAATAATGATGACGCGCCGGACAACAAGCCCGAATACAGTGGACATCGTACCATCCGTGTGCAGGAATTTGATGTGAATGCGGACAAGACGGTGGGACCGCGCAAGATTCTGGTGAACAAGGGAGCTCGTCCGGAGGACAAGCCCATCTGGATTGAAGGTCCGCACCTTTATAAAATAAACGGGAACTACTTCCTGATGTCTGCCGAGGGTGGAACAGCCGGATGGCATTCGGAAGTAATTTTCCGTGGTGATTCTCCGACGGGCAAATTCATACCGTGGAAGAATAACCCTATTCTGACCCAGCGTCAGCTGGATGCGGAGCGTCCCAATCCGGTGACGTGCGCCGGACATGCCGACTTGGTTCAAACCCGGGAAGGGGATTGGTGGGCAGTCTTTCTGGCTTGCCGTCCCATAAACAACACGTTCGAGAATTTAGGACGTGAGACTTTTATGATGCCCGTCAAGTGGAGTGAGGATGGTTTCCCCTATATGACGCAGGGGGATGATCTGGTGCCAGTCATTGTCCGCCGCGAAGGAGTGAAGCGTGACGAATCTGCCACCTTCGGAAACTTTGAAATGAATGACGGTTTCGACGGACAAACATTGGGTATGGAATGGATGACTTTGCGTGCTCCTGCTACCGGACTTTACTCGCTTTCCCAGACTCCGGGTTATCTCACTTTGAAATGTGATTCAGTCAGTGCTTCCGAAAAGAAGGTGCCGGCTTTTATATGCCGCCGGTTGCAGCATCATAAGTTCGAATGCAGCACGCGTATGTTGTTCTGTCCGCAGAGCAAGGCGGAGCAAGCGGGCATATTGTTGTTCAAGGACGAAAAGCATCAATATTTCCTGGCTGTAGGCAGGGATGACCAAGGTGAATGTATTTCCCTCAGGCAGATAGGCGATGGGGAAAGTAAGATGCTGGCTTCCGTTCGCTTGGACGACAGAGGAGTGCTTACCGACCTGAAGGTGGTTTCGCGCGGAACACATTATGATTTCTACTATGCTCGCCAGGAAGGTGTGTGGAACGTGTTGTGCAGGAACGTGGACGCCGGGTATCTGTCAACGGCCACTGCCGGAGGCTTTACCGGAACAACGATAGGCATGTATGCCACCTTAAAATAA
- a CDS encoding MFS transporter, whose amino-acid sequence MNTQSQKVSMAEKIGYSLGDCSANLVFQMMMIYQTKFYTDIFGLEGAIAGTVMLVARITDAFVDPTVGLLSDRTKTRFGKYRPWVLWTALPFMVFYVLAFYNPGIEDKGLVALYATLSYTLLMSLYSFNNTPYASLGGVMSGDIKERTSITSIRFVAATIAQFVVQGLTLPLVSKFSDGGDKAHGWLCTISLFACIGFVFLVITFFSTRERIEPPASQKTDTRQDIKDVFGSVPWRAMFILTLFIFITLAMWGSAMNYYFENYVDAGALYAFLDRLGLVAMETDGSAGYAVLNAFGLVVNSSDKAYEVGFGVFNMLGALVQFFGVILLSGFLANRYGKKRVFIVCLSLTAIFTALFYFPGKADVETMFVLNFLKSLAYAPTVPLLWAMIADVADYSEYKNYRRATGFVFAGVVFALKAGLGIGGAILGFLLSGFGYVSGIGAEQSGTAIRGIVLSSSLIPAMIFGMGVAALCFYPITKKYNEQMQAELADRRSKAGYCIKRTSYLP is encoded by the coding sequence ATGAATACACAAAGTCAAAAAGTTTCGATGGCCGAGAAAATCGGTTACAGCCTGGGGGATTGCTCGGCTAATCTGGTCTTCCAGATGATGATGATTTATCAGACAAAGTTTTATACGGACATATTCGGTCTGGAAGGTGCCATTGCCGGTACGGTGATGTTGGTGGCGCGTATCACGGATGCCTTTGTCGATCCTACAGTGGGGTTATTGAGTGACCGCACCAAGACACGTTTCGGGAAATATCGTCCGTGGGTGCTTTGGACTGCGTTGCCTTTCATGGTTTTCTATGTGTTGGCTTTCTATAATCCGGGCATTGAAGATAAAGGGCTGGTAGCATTGTATGCTACGCTGTCTTATACCTTGCTGATGAGCCTTTATTCTTTTAACAATACGCCGTATGCTTCTTTGGGCGGAGTGATGTCCGGTGATATAAAGGAACGTACCAGTATCACTTCCATTCGTTTTGTGGCGGCTACCATTGCCCAGTTTGTGGTGCAGGGACTTACGCTCCCTTTGGTAAGCAAGTTTTCGGATGGTGGAGACAAAGCGCATGGCTGGTTATGTACCATCTCTTTGTTCGCTTGTATCGGGTTCGTTTTTCTGGTCATTACTTTCTTTTCAACTCGTGAGCGCATAGAGCCGCCTGCCAGTCAAAAGACAGATACGCGTCAGGATATAAAGGATGTGTTTGGAAGCGTTCCTTGGCGGGCTATGTTCATACTTACGCTTTTCATTTTTATTACGCTTGCCATGTGGGGTAGTGCCATGAACTATTATTTTGAGAATTATGTGGATGCCGGAGCATTGTATGCCTTTCTTGACCGTCTGGGACTGGTGGCAATGGAAACGGATGGCAGCGCGGGGTATGCTGTGTTGAATGCTTTCGGGCTGGTAGTCAATTCTTCCGATAAGGCATACGAGGTAGGATTTGGAGTGTTTAATATGTTGGGAGCACTTGTCCAGTTCTTTGGGGTGATTCTCTTGTCCGGCTTTTTGGCAAATCGTTATGGTAAGAAACGCGTTTTTATCGTTTGCCTCTCACTTACGGCCATTTTTACAGCTTTGTTCTATTTCCCGGGAAAAGCGGATGTGGAAACGATGTTTGTACTGAATTTCCTGAAGAGTTTGGCATACGCGCCGACTGTACCTTTGTTGTGGGCGATGATTGCGGATGTAGCCGACTATTCAGAATATAAAAATTACCGTCGCGCCACAGGCTTTGTGTTTGCTGGTGTAGTTTTTGCCTTGAAGGCCGGGCTGGGTATCGGTGGGGCCATCCTGGGGTTTCTGCTTTCAGGATTTGGGTATGTGTCCGGTATCGGGGCAGAGCAAAGCGGTACGGCTATAAGGGGGATTGTACTTTCCTCCAGTCTGATTCCGGCTATGATATTTGGAATGGGAGTAGCTGCCTTATGCTTCTATCCTATTACAAAAAAATACAACGAACAGATGCAGGCGGAACTTGCTGACCGTCGCAGTAAGGCCGGTTATTGTATAAAAAGAACAAGTTATTTACCTTAA
- a CDS encoding endo-1,4-beta-xylanase, whose protein sequence is MKIRYVTLLAAIAGLMAACGNDRKAGMQPDPSLKEAASGKFLMGVALNVRQAAGQDTCASKVVKRHFNSIVAENCMKCEVIHPEEDHFDFTEADRLVRFGEENDMAVIGHCLIWHSQLAPWFCVDEQGKTVSADILKERIKKHIQTIVTHYKGRIKGWDVLNEAIESDGSWRKSPFYEILGEEYIPLIFQYAHEADPEAELYYNDYGMDGKAKRDKVVELVKMLKDRGLRIDAVGMQGHMGMDYPSVSEFEASILAFAAAGVKVMVTEWDMSALPTARMGANISDTVSYKQSLNPYPDGLPDSVSVAWNNRMKEFFGLFLKHSNIITRVTAWGVTDGDSWKNNFPVPGRVDYPLLFDRDCRPKPFVEELIGKQNI, encoded by the coding sequence ATGAAAATAAGATATGTAACATTATTGGCTGCCATTGCCGGATTAATGGCCGCTTGCGGCAATGACCGGAAGGCCGGTATGCAGCCGGATCCTTCGCTGAAGGAAGCAGCTTCGGGCAAGTTTCTGATGGGGGTAGCGTTGAATGTACGTCAGGCAGCAGGTCAGGATACTTGCGCCTCGAAAGTGGTAAAACGTCATTTTAATTCTATTGTGGCCGAGAATTGCATGAAATGCGAAGTGATTCATCCGGAGGAAGACCATTTTGATTTTACGGAAGCGGACCGGTTGGTTCGTTTTGGCGAGGAGAACGATATGGCTGTTATAGGGCATTGCCTTATCTGGCATTCACAGCTGGCACCTTGGTTCTGTGTGGACGAACAAGGAAAAACAGTAAGTGCCGACATCTTGAAGGAGCGTATAAAAAAACATATCCAGACTATTGTGACGCACTATAAAGGGCGTATAAAGGGCTGGGATGTGTTGAATGAAGCCATTGAATCGGACGGCTCCTGGCGTAAATCTCCTTTTTACGAGATATTAGGCGAAGAGTACATCCCGCTTATTTTTCAGTATGCTCATGAGGCAGATCCGGAAGCCGAACTTTACTATAATGATTATGGCATGGACGGGAAGGCTAAGCGTGACAAAGTAGTCGAATTGGTAAAGATGCTGAAAGACCGTGGACTGCGCATCGACGCGGTAGGTATGCAGGGACACATGGGAATGGATTATCCGTCAGTGTCCGAATTTGAAGCCAGTATACTGGCATTTGCAGCTGCCGGAGTAAAGGTGATGGTAACCGAATGGGATATGAGTGCATTGCCCACGGCACGGATGGGAGCCAATATTTCGGACACGGTGTCTTATAAACAATCCCTGAATCCCTATCCCGACGGTTTGCCCGACTCTGTGTCTGTGGCATGGAATAACCGGATGAAGGAATTTTTCGGTCTTTTCCTGAAACATTCGAATATCATTACCCGTGTGACGGCGTGGGGGGTGACGGACGGTGACTCATGGAAGAATAATTTCCCTGTGCCCGGACGTGTGGATTATCCTTTATTGTTCGACCGTGATTGCCGGCCGAAACCTTTTGTGGAAGAACTGATTGGAAAACAGAACATTTAA
- a CDS encoding glycoside hydrolase family 16 protein has product MRKSLLFVWACMGLVCLVSACKTSVKSKEWKLVWVENFDQKNSFDESVWTKIPRGTSDWNNYMSYYDSCYAMQDGNLILRGIANHTQKNDTAPYLTGGVYTKGKKLFTGGRVEIRAKLQAAKGAWPAIWMLPEKAEWPKGGEIDIMERLNHDRIAYQTTHSYYTHVLGIKDNPPHGGINKINPEEYNIYSVDIYPDSLVFAVNHRHTYTYPRIDTDKEGQFPFYQPYYLLIDMQLGGSWVGAVDPKELPVEMWVDWVKYYEKR; this is encoded by the coding sequence ATGAGAAAAAGCCTTTTATTTGTTTGGGCCTGTATGGGGCTGGTTTGTTTGGTGAGTGCTTGTAAGACATCGGTTAAAAGTAAAGAATGGAAGCTGGTATGGGTGGAGAATTTTGATCAAAAAAACAGTTTTGACGAATCGGTATGGACTAAGATACCTCGCGGAACATCCGATTGGAACAACTATATGTCTTATTATGATTCATGTTATGCTATGCAGGATGGAAATCTGATACTTCGTGGAATAGCCAATCATACTCAAAAAAATGATACGGCTCCTTATCTGACGGGAGGTGTCTATACCAAAGGAAAGAAATTGTTTACAGGGGGAAGAGTGGAGATACGTGCTAAATTGCAAGCCGCTAAGGGGGCATGGCCGGCTATATGGATGCTTCCCGAAAAAGCGGAGTGGCCCAAAGGAGGTGAGATTGATATTATGGAACGGTTGAATCATGATCGTATTGCTTATCAGACTACCCATTCTTACTATACACATGTCTTAGGTATAAAGGATAATCCGCCTCACGGAGGTATTAATAAGATAAATCCTGAGGAATACAATATCTATTCGGTAGATATTTATCCGGATAGCCTGGTGTTTGCTGTCAATCATCGTCATACCTATACTTATCCGCGCATTGATACGGACAAGGAAGGGCAGTTCCCTTTCTATCAACCTTACTATTTATTGATAGATATGCAGTTGGGCGGTTCATGGGTTGGCGCTGTGGACCCGAAAGAATTACCTGTGGAAATGTGGGTGGACTGGGTGAAGTATTACGAGAAACGCTGA
- a CDS encoding glycoside hydrolase family 43 protein — MEKKFRYLVPGDYMADPAVHVFDGKLYIYPSHDRESGVEENDNGDHFDMCDYHVFSTEDVMNGTVTDHGVVLKVSDIPWAGRQLWDCDVARKNGNYYMYFPLKDRNDIFRIGVAVSDCPEGPFIPQPDPMRGSYSIDPAVFDDGNGNYYMYFGGLWGGQLQRYRNNKALECAAFPADGEPALPSRVVKLSDDMLQFAEEPRPLVILDEHGHPLTAGDNARRFFEASWMHKYNGKYYFSYSTGDTHLLCYATGDNPYGPFTYQGVILQPVVGWTTHHAIVEYKGKWYLFHHDCVPSGGTTWLRSLKVCELEYDAEGKIKTIESV, encoded by the coding sequence ATGGAAAAGAAATTCAGATACTTGGTGCCTGGAGACTATATGGCAGATCCTGCCGTACATGTTTTTGACGGAAAGCTTTACATTTATCCTTCTCATGACCGTGAGAGCGGAGTGGAGGAGAATGACAATGGTGATCATTTTGACATGTGTGACTATCATGTCTTTTCTACAGAAGATGTGATGAACGGAACAGTGACCGATCACGGAGTCGTACTGAAAGTTTCGGATATCCCTTGGGCCGGGCGTCAGTTGTGGGATTGTGATGTGGCTCGTAAAAACGGGAACTATTATATGTATTTTCCATTGAAAGACCGGAACGACATCTTCCGTATCGGCGTGGCGGTGAGCGATTGCCCCGAAGGGCCGTTCATTCCCCAGCCCGATCCCATGCGTGGAAGCTACAGTATAGATCCGGCGGTATTTGATGATGGTAATGGGAACTATTATATGTATTTCGGCGGTTTATGGGGCGGGCAGCTTCAGCGTTATCGCAACAACAAGGCATTGGAGTGTGCGGCTTTTCCGGCTGATGGTGAACCGGCTTTGCCTTCACGTGTGGTGAAACTTTCGGACGATATGCTTCAGTTTGCCGAAGAGCCGCGGCCTTTGGTTATTCTGGATGAACACGGACATCCGTTGACTGCCGGTGACAATGCGCGCCGCTTTTTCGAGGCTTCATGGATGCACAAGTATAACGGGAAATATTATTTTTCTTATTCTACGGGAGACACTCATCTGCTTTGCTATGCCACAGGAGATAATCCGTATGGTCCGTTCACTTATCAAGGGGTTATTTTGCAGCCTGTGGTAGGTTGGACTACTCATCATGCCATTGTAGAATACAAAGGAAAATGGTATCTGTTTCACCACGATTGTGTCCCTTCGGGGGGAACCACTTGGTTGCGCAGCCTGAAGGTGTGCGAATTGGAGTACGATGCGGAAGGGAAAATAAAGACCATAGAATCTGTCTAA
- a CDS encoding SusC/RagA family TonB-linked outer membrane protein, whose amino-acid sequence MKNAMNFRPVGLMLLFCLIPLWAFAQSVMVKGVVKDTSGEAIIGASVLEKGTTNGTITDFDGNFALNVSKNAVLVVSFVGYKNEEIPVAGKSSLKITLKEDSKALEEVVVIGYGSARKSDVTGSIASVGGEKLREMPATNITYALQNRVAGVDMAQTSSAPGASMQIRIRGTRSLNASNDPLVVLDGIPFMGNLSDINPGDIKSMDILKDASSTAIYGSRGANGVILITTHKGAQGSPARFTYNGYAGMKKVFSKYPMMNGSKFAEMRKLAGKFENSVDESDDVDTDWQDLMFRDGYVNSHDVSVSGGTNGGGYSFGAAYYKDQGVIPTQNYTRYSLRGSFDQGVGKYFRFGLVNNTNYNVTKGSNIGLYGVLAMSPIANPYNADGTLKRTVKYNSQDESFVLTRGVVEELEDSWLSKTEGFGTYNNLFAEVKCPWVEGLKYRVNLGLNYRSTKGGSFTGEGINSTTADTPSTASLNHSETTNWTVENLLTYDRTFGKHQLNVVGMYSAEQTVYTRSDVAGRDIPAEYFQFYNIGRAEGTITVNPDNWNYQKSGLMSWMGRVMYTYDNRYMLMATVRADASSRLAKGHQWHTYPAVSAGWNIRQEEFMDEVDWIDILKLRVGYGQTSNQAVDPYKTWGRLATRPYNFGPTGYVTGYYVSELPNAELGWEYSSTWNFGLDFTLLRGRLSGTFEYYIQKTTDLLQSVSLPSTSGVSSYMANVGKTENKGFEFTLNGTILDNHNGWTWEASLNLSANRNKLTELASGSKDDKANNWFVGHPIDCIYDYEKVGLWNSDDPDFQYLDILEPGGNEGMIKVKYTGDRDASGKPTRAIGPEDRQIISLEPKFQGGFSTRVAYKGFDLNVITAFRCGGKLISTLHHSNGYLNMLTGRRGQVDVDYWTPENKGAKYPKPGGIQSGDNPKYGSTLGYFDSSYWKVRNITLGYNFEKQAWLTRMGVQSLRAYLSVQNPFIICSPFHKETGLDPETNSYGNENVAVTEGIQKRFLTVGTNSPSTRNYLFGINLTF is encoded by the coding sequence ATGAAAAATGCTATGAATTTTAGGCCGGTGGGGCTGATGCTTCTGTTCTGTCTCATTCCTCTGTGGGCATTTGCACAGAGCGTGATGGTAAAAGGTGTAGTAAAGGACACAAGTGGTGAAGCTATCATCGGAGCCAGTGTCTTGGAAAAAGGCACTACCAACGGTACGATTACCGATTTTGATGGTAACTTTGCATTGAATGTATCGAAAAACGCCGTGTTGGTGGTGAGTTTTGTCGGTTACAAGAACGAGGAAATCCCGGTAGCGGGAAAGAGTTCTTTAAAGATTACATTGAAGGAAGATTCCAAAGCTTTGGAAGAAGTGGTGGTGATTGGTTACGGTAGCGCCCGCAAGAGTGACGTGACCGGATCTATTGCATCGGTAGGCGGAGAGAAGCTGCGTGAGATGCCTGCCACCAATATTACATACGCTTTGCAGAACCGCGTGGCAGGTGTGGATATGGCTCAGACTTCTTCCGCACCGGGCGCTTCCATGCAGATTCGTATTCGTGGTACCCGTTCGTTGAACGCCAGTAACGACCCGTTGGTAGTATTAGACGGAATCCCCTTTATGGGTAATTTGTCCGATATCAATCCCGGAGATATCAAGAGCATGGATATCTTGAAGGATGCATCTTCTACTGCTATCTACGGTTCGCGCGGTGCCAATGGTGTTATCCTGATCACTACACACAAAGGTGCACAGGGTAGTCCCGCCCGGTTTACTTACAATGGGTATGCAGGTATGAAGAAAGTATTCTCCAAATATCCCATGATGAACGGCAGCAAGTTTGCCGAAATGCGTAAACTGGCAGGCAAGTTCGAGAATTCGGTGGACGAGTCGGACGATGTGGATACTGACTGGCAGGACTTGATGTTCCGAGACGGTTATGTAAACAGCCACGATGTCAGCGTGTCCGGTGGTACCAACGGTGGAGGCTACAGCTTTGGCGCGGCTTACTATAAGGATCAGGGTGTCATTCCTACTCAGAACTATACCCGTTACTCTCTGCGTGGTTCTTTCGATCAGGGTGTGGGAAAATATTTCCGCTTCGGACTGGTGAACAATACCAACTATAACGTCACCAAAGGTTCCAATATCGGACTGTATGGTGTGCTTGCCATGTCTCCTATCGCTAACCCCTATAATGCGGACGGCACATTGAAACGTACCGTGAAATACAACAGTCAGGATGAGTCATTTGTATTGACCAGAGGCGTTGTGGAAGAATTGGAAGACAGTTGGCTGAGCAAGACCGAAGGCTTCGGTACGTACAACAACCTGTTTGCCGAAGTGAAATGCCCGTGGGTGGAAGGTTTGAAATACCGTGTCAACCTGGGTTTGAACTATCGTTCTACTAAAGGTGGATCGTTCACCGGCGAAGGCATCAACAGCACTACGGCCGACACTCCGTCTACCGCTTCGCTGAACCACTCGGAAACAACCAACTGGACTGTGGAGAACCTGCTGACTTACGACCGTACTTTCGGAAAACACCAGCTGAACGTTGTCGGTATGTACTCTGCCGAACAGACTGTCTATACACGTTCGGACGTTGCCGGACGGGATATTCCTGCCGAATATTTCCAATTCTACAACATCGGGCGTGCGGAAGGCACCATTACGGTGAACCCCGACAACTGGAACTATCAGAAGAGCGGTCTGATGTCTTGGATGGGCCGTGTGATGTACACTTACGACAATCGCTATATGTTGATGGCGACTGTACGTGCCGACGCTTCTTCACGTTTGGCAAAGGGACACCAATGGCACACTTATCCCGCCGTATCGGCAGGATGGAACATTCGTCAGGAAGAGTTTATGGACGAGGTGGACTGGATAGATATCCTGAAACTGCGTGTAGGTTACGGACAGACCTCCAACCAGGCTGTTGATCCTTACAAGACCTGGGGACGCTTGGCAACCCGTCCTTATAACTTCGGTCCTACCGGCTATGTCACCGGTTACTATGTATCCGAACTGCCTAATGCCGAATTGGGGTGGGAATATTCTTCTACATGGAACTTCGGTCTGGACTTCACCTTGCTGAGAGGACGCCTGTCCGGTACATTTGAGTATTACATTCAGAAAACCACCGACTTGCTGCAAAGCGTAAGCCTTCCTTCCACTTCGGGAGTAAGCAGCTATATGGCTAATGTGGGAAAGACGGAAAACAAAGGTTTTGAATTTACCTTGAACGGAACGATTCTGGACAACCATAACGGATGGACATGGGAGGCAAGCCTCAACCTGTCTGCCAACCGTAACAAACTGACCGAACTGGCTTCGGGCTCCAAAGATGATAAAGCGAACAACTGGTTTGTAGGACATCCCATCGACTGTATCTACGACTATGAAAAAGTAGGCTTATGGAACAGTGATGATCCCGATTTCCAATACTTGGACATTCTGGAGCCAGGTGGCAATGAAGGTATGATCAAAGTGAAATATACCGGTGATCGTGATGCCAGCGGCAAGCCGACTCGCGCCATTGGTCCTGAAGACCGTCAGATTATCAGCTTGGAACCTAAATTCCAAGGAGGTTTCAGCACTCGCGTGGCCTATAAAGGCTTCGACTTGAACGTTATCACCGCCTTCCGTTGCGGAGGCAAGCTGATCAGTACGCTGCACCACAGCAACGGTTACCTGAATATGCTGACCGGTCGTCGCGGACAAGTGGATGTAGACTACTGGACACCGGAGAACAAGGGTGCCAAGTACCCGAAACCGGGTGGTATCCAGAGTGGTGACAATCCGAAATACGGAAGCACATTGGGTTATTTTGACTCTTCTTACTGGAAAGTGCGCAACATCACATTGGGCTACAACTTCGAGAAGCAGGCTTGGCTGACCCGCATGGGCGTACAGAGCCTGCGTGCTTACCTGTCCGTACAGAATCCGTTCATCATCTGTTCTCCTTTCCATAAAGAAACCGGACTGGATCCCGAAACCAACTCTTACGGTAACGAGAATGTAGCTGTGACAGAAGGTATTCAGAAACGATTCCTGACAGTAGGTACTAACTCACCGTCCACCCGTAACTATTTATTCGGTATTAACTTAACATTCTAA